The genomic DNA ATTTTCAGCGAATACTGGCACATCCCAGTACGCGCACGCTCGGTCACTCTTGTACTCGGGTTTAGGTGAGACTGGAGAGTACCAAGGGGGGATACTCTGGATAAGATCTAAGTCTTTCAGGAActcgaagaaaaggattttcaaggctgcATTGTGTCTCTGCATGTACCTAGTCTGTGCCAAGGCACCACAACTGCTAATCACGTGGGCCATAGATTCAGGCCATTTTCCACGTGGCATCCGAGGTGGTCAGCATGTTCGTCTTGCTCTGGTGGTACAGCTTAGTGTGGAGTAATTGCTGGTATAGATTCCAGCAACAGTATGCACAGGTGCAGACTTCCACTTACTAAGCCAAGTGAAGCAGTCAATAACTTTGTTATCATCCCAtctttctccgaacagctttccttgccacctctgCTCTCTTACTTCCCTTatgcttctctcttcttctctcactcgttataatgatgataataataataataataataataataataataataataataataataataagaagaataataataataataattattattattatgattattatccCTCTCTCCAGTGGGGGTCCCAAGTAAGGCTTTAATCCGTCTGAATGAACAACCTTCGGCTTGGCCTTCCTGCTTTTCCGGATTCGGTACACTACATCAGACAACACTGATATTACCAAATAAGGCCCCTCCCAAGGGTAGTCAAGTTTGGAATTTCTCTATTTCTTTCTCCGAACATTGTGCAGCCAAACAGAATCAGCCAGCAAGGCGTTTGTCATAGCTCCGTTTCTGGCGCATGGCTGCCTTGCTCAAATGTCGTCTAGTCAAATCATGAGCACTGGCCAATCTCTTTTGAACAGCTCTAGCTTGGGCGTAGTCCGTCTTGAGTGGTGGTGCATCGGGAGGTGCCTCCGTTATGGCATCCAAAGGAACTTCCAGTTCTCTACTCAGCATTAAGAGATTAGGCGAAACCCCTGTTGACTCATGAGCAGCACCTCGATAGGCCATCATGCAAGCTGGTAGCTGAAGATCCCAGTCCTTCTGATCTTCCTTGATCTTCTCACATTTCAATGAGGGTCCTATTGAAGCGTTCCACCTGTCCATCGGACTGGGGGTGCAATGGGGTAGTGCGAGTTTTCTCTATGTCTAAAAGCTTGCAAATTTTAGCAAAGACCCTTGATTCAAAGTTAATTCCTTGGTCGCTATTTATTTCACGGGGTACGCCAAAGTGACAAATCACCAACTTCTCAGCAACAGTAGTGGCCTCCTGGCTTGGTATTGGGTAGCTCTCAGTCCATTTGGTGAAGTAATCACTAACCACCAGTACAAACTTGTTCTTTCGTGGAGTTTTTGGCAGTGGACCAAGAATGTCAATCGCAATGCGTTCCATGGGAGCTCCTACCACGTACTGTTGTAAAGAAGCGCGACGCTTCCTTACCCACGCTTTTTTTGATCCGCAAACATGGCAACTGGCGACCAATCCATGAACTGCTGATGTAAGGCCTGGCCAATAATAACGAGACTAAAGGGCTTTTATGGTCTTTCGCACACCACGATGACTCGCAGTCGTTTGGCTATGATGAGCTTCAAAGGCAGTTCGGAGAATGAAGGGAAGAAAAATCTGGTTGTTCGTCTGATCTCCAGTCATTTTCCCATTTTCGACAAAGTACACGGTTTCTGAGGAGCAGCCGGTCCCATTGTGATCACAAGGACTTTACAGCACGGCTCTGAGGCGACACCTCCTCCCACAATGGCTTCCTTCAATGCAATGATGACCTTAAGATCAGGATCTGCTTCCTGCTGCTCCCTCAAGTAGTGGGGAAGTCCATGATGGTTCCAGCCTGACCGTGGCACAACTCTCACCAACAGGACGTTCACATTCCGCTGGTTGCCCACTGT from Montipora capricornis isolate CH-2021 chromosome 2, ASM3666992v2, whole genome shotgun sequence includes the following:
- the LOC138037240 gene encoding uncharacterized protein, producing the protein MDRWNASIGPSLKCEKIKEDQKDWDLQLPACMMAYRGAAHESTGVSPNLLMLSRELEVPLDAITEAPPDAPPLKTDYAQARAVQKRLASAHDLTRRHLSKAAMRQKRSYDKRLAG